Proteins encoded together in one Dioscorea cayenensis subsp. rotundata cultivar TDr96_F1 unplaced genomic scaffold, TDr96_F1_v2_PseudoChromosome.rev07_lg8_w22 25.fasta BLBR01001927.1, whole genome shotgun sequence window:
- the LOC120257182 gene encoding LOW QUALITY PROTEIN: protein ENHANCED DISEASE RESISTANCE 2-like (The sequence of the model RefSeq protein was modified relative to this genomic sequence to represent the inferred CDS: inserted 2 bases in 1 codon; deleted 1 base in 1 codon): MSSATGATSDHQPEWIDEAINGGSLRNVDLDTGSNGWAXPPGDLFHLRAPNYFSRRQKCPSGDWLLKPAGVDWLRSPSRLDDVLGRSDNRVMAALRRAQSEGKSMKSFIIAINLQVPGRESHSAVFYFAAEDPIPPGSLLYRFVHGDDAFRNARFKIVNRIVKGPWIVKAAVGNYAACLLGRALTCNYHRGENYLEIDVDIGSSAIASAILHLALGYVTAVTIDMGFLVEAQTEEELPEKLIGAVRVAQMEMSAAAFVETRPRLERNLFRGGASRVNHHADQTATNQSTHLEEEVL; this comes from the exons ATGTCCTCCGCCACCGGAGCCACCTCCGACCACCAGCCAGAGTGGATCGATGAGGCCATCAATGGTGGCTCCCTCCGCAACGTTGACCTCGATACTGGATCCAACGGATGGGC TCCCCCTGGCGATCTCTTCCAC CTAAGGGCTCCAAACTACTTCTCTCGCCGCCAGAAGTGCCCCTCCGGCGACTGGCTTCTCAAACCCGCCGGTGTCGACTGGCTCCGCTCTCCATCTCGTCTCGACGACGTCCTTGGCCGCTCTGACAATCGCGTGATGGCCGCCCTCCGCCGCGCCCAATCCGAAGGCAAATCCATGAAATCCTTCATCATCGCCATCAATCTCCAGGTTCCTGGCCGTGAATCTCACTCCGCCGTCTTCTACTTCGCTGCCGAAGACCCGATCCCACCTGGATCTCTTCTCTACCGCTTCGTCCATGGCGACGACGCGTTCCGCAACGCTCGGTTCAAGATCGTCAACCGGATCGTCAAGGGCCCTTGGATCGTGAAGGCTGCTGTTGGTAACTACGCCGCCTGCCTCCTCGGCCGTGCTCTCACCTGCAACTACCACCGCGGCGAGAACTACCTCGAGATCGACGTCGACATCGGAAGCTCAGCAATCGCCAGTGCCATCCTCCACCTCGCCCTAGGCTACGTGACCGCCGTCACAATCGACATGGGATTCCTCGTCGAGGCCCAAACCGAGGAGGAGCTCCCGGAGAAGCTCATCGGCGCCGTGAGGGTCGCCCAGATGGAGATGTCCGCCGCCGCCTTCGTCGAAACACGGCCGCGTCTAGAGCGCAATCTCTTCCGCGGCGGCGCTTCACGTGTGAACCATCACGCTGATCAAACGGCCACGAATCAGAGCACGCATCTCGAGGAAGAGGTACTCTAG